Proteins from a single region of Polynucleobacter sp. KF022:
- the queE gene encoding 7-carboxy-7-deazaguanine synthase — translation MYTVKELFPTLQGEGAHAGRAAVFCRFAGCNLWSGREEDRATAICQFCDTDFVGSDGIGGGKFETANALADAIESSWRSTSAGPQQRYVVFTGGEPLLQLDDELIAALHRKGFEVAIETNGTIKIPKGVDWVCVSPKAGSELIVLQADELKLVIPQQDNLELEKLMARFEKMDYRNRFLQPMDGQNLKSNTELAVSLCQKRPLWRLSLQSHKLIGIR, via the coding sequence ATGTATACCGTAAAAGAACTATTTCCTACCCTTCAGGGTGAAGGTGCCCACGCTGGTAGGGCGGCAGTATTTTGCCGATTTGCTGGGTGTAATCTTTGGAGTGGGCGTGAAGAAGATCGTGCCACAGCTATTTGCCAGTTTTGCGATACCGATTTTGTGGGTAGCGATGGCATTGGTGGCGGTAAGTTTGAAACGGCCAATGCACTTGCAGATGCCATTGAGTCTTCATGGCGCAGCACCTCTGCTGGACCTCAGCAGCGTTATGTTGTTTTTACTGGCGGTGAGCCTCTTCTGCAATTGGATGATGAGCTAATCGCAGCCCTTCATCGCAAAGGTTTTGAAGTTGCAATCGAAACAAATGGGACTATTAAAATTCCTAAAGGGGTTGATTGGGTTTGCGTCAGTCCTAAGGCTGGATCTGAATTAATTGTTTTGCAAGCAGATGAGTTAAAGCTGGTAATTCCTCAGCAAGATAATCTAGAGTTAGAAAAACTCATGGCTCGCTTTGAGAAGATGGATTATCGAAATCGTTTCTTGCAGCCTATGGATGGTCAAAATCTTAAAAGCAATACAGAATTAGCAGTAAGCTTGTGTCAAAAGCGTCCCTTATGGCGATTGAGTCTGCAGTCTCATAAGCTGATCGGGATTCGGTAA
- the queD gene encoding 6-carboxytetrahydropterin synthase QueD, which produces MTNKQPPISITRRLEFDSGHRIPNHDGQCRHLHGHRYAIEVTLTGEVADHPGKAEDGMVLDFGDIKRLTNQYVVDLWDHAFLVAKEDEGLVAFLATLPNHKTVIMDHVPTVENLANAAFAILQPVFNKAFGGRLELSSVRLYETPNCWADVHSA; this is translated from the coding sequence ATGACAAATAAACAGCCTCCCATCTCAATTACCCGTCGCCTCGAGTTTGATTCAGGACATCGCATCCCAAACCATGATGGTCAATGCCGCCATCTACATGGCCATCGTTATGCGATTGAAGTCACTCTGACTGGTGAAGTGGCAGATCATCCAGGTAAGGCTGAGGATGGGATGGTGCTTGATTTTGGTGATATCAAGCGCTTAACTAATCAGTATGTTGTGGACCTTTGGGACCATGCTTTTCTGGTCGCCAAGGAGGATGAAGGTTTGGTGGCGTTTTTGGCTACTTTGCCCAATCACAAGACAGTCATCATGGATCACGTTCCGACTGTAGAAAATTTAGCAAATGCTGCTTTCGCAATACTGCAACCAGTTTTTAATAAAGCCTTTGGTGGTCGCCTGGAACTCTCTTCTGTTCGTCTTTATGAGACGCCTAATTGCTGGGCTGATGTCCACTCTGCGTAA
- the tadA gene encoding tRNA adenosine(34) deaminase TadA, which translates to MMQAELDQQYMRMAIEQAQLAAQSGEVPVGAVLVKDGQVISKAFNKPIANHDPSAHAEMLALREAALSEGSYRIPGSTLYVTLEPCAMCSGAMLHARIDRVVFGAPDPKTGAAGSVLDLFASKQINHQTSVEGGIMSEECGQLLRDFFKGRR; encoded by the coding sequence ATGATGCAAGCTGAGCTTGACCAGCAATATATGCGTATGGCAATTGAGCAAGCTCAGTTGGCTGCGCAATCAGGCGAGGTTCCTGTCGGGGCTGTCTTGGTTAAAGATGGCCAAGTCATTTCCAAAGCCTTTAATAAACCTATTGCAAATCATGATCCCAGTGCACATGCAGAAATGTTGGCCTTGAGAGAGGCTGCGCTTTCTGAAGGGAGTTATCGTATTCCTGGCAGCACTTTATATGTCACTCTAGAACCATGTGCGATGTGCTCTGGAGCAATGCTTCATGCTAGGATTGATCGTGTAGTCTTTGGCGCCCCAGACCCTAAGACAGGTGCTGCAGGCAGCGTCTTGGATTTATTTGCTTCTAAGCAGATTAATCACCAGACAAGCGTCGAAGGTGGCATCATGAGTGAAGAGTGTGGTCAGTTGTTACGTGATTTTTTTAAGGGACGACGTTGA
- a CDS encoding LD-carboxypeptidase yields the protein MKSIHLIAPSGASLDSKSPLAGIDWLEEQGIDVQNADCVHRVYERFAGSDEARLAEINQIAQLDSKTLVMAMRGGYGLHRLLPDIEWSAIAKAIQTGLQVCGHSDFTVFQLALLAKTGAITLAGPMLNYDFGRLGDNGAPVVPDAFMWEHFQSAIQNRKLDCQVLTPQSFLGKANTGSLAGLLWGGNLTVIAGLVGTPYLPDAKQTQGGILFLEDVNEHPYRLERMMMQLLDAGVLSNQSTILLGGFSAYRLYDNDRGYSLERAIEVVRKRLPKEIPILTGLPFGHQANKLTLPIGATASLNFNSNGFELKALW from the coding sequence TTGAAATCCATTCACCTGATTGCTCCATCTGGAGCAAGTTTAGATAGCAAAAGTCCTTTGGCTGGCATTGACTGGTTAGAGGAGCAAGGTATTGATGTCCAAAATGCAGATTGCGTACATCGAGTCTACGAGCGCTTTGCTGGCAGCGATGAAGCGCGTCTTGCTGAGATTAATCAGATTGCGCAATTAGATTCAAAAACCCTAGTGATGGCTATGCGCGGGGGATACGGTTTGCACCGCTTGCTTCCAGATATAGAGTGGAGTGCTATTGCTAAGGCAATTCAAACTGGTTTACAAGTTTGTGGCCATAGTGATTTCACGGTATTTCAGTTGGCTTTGCTGGCAAAAACAGGTGCCATTACTTTGGCTGGCCCAATGCTCAACTATGATTTTGGACGTCTTGGCGATAATGGCGCTCCAGTGGTGCCAGATGCATTTATGTGGGAGCATTTTCAGAGCGCTATTCAAAATCGCAAACTCGACTGTCAGGTTTTAACCCCGCAATCCTTTTTGGGTAAAGCTAATACTGGCTCCCTCGCAGGATTATTGTGGGGAGGTAATTTGACTGTGATCGCTGGTTTGGTCGGCACTCCATATCTCCCTGATGCCAAGCAAACGCAAGGCGGTATCTTGTTTCTAGAAGATGTGAATGAGCATCCCTATCGGCTTGAGAGAATGATGATGCAACTTCTAGATGCAGGTGTTCTTTCAAATCAAAGCACCATCTTATTGGGCGGTTTTTCCGCTTATCGTCTATACGATAACGACAGGGGTTATTCACTTGAGCGCGCTATCGAAGTAGTTCGCAAACGCTTGCCAAAAGAGATTCCTATATTGACCGGGCTGCCATTTGGGCACCAAGCAAATAAATTGACTCTGCCTATTGGCGCTACAGCTAGCTTAAATTTCAATTCAAATGGATTTGAGCTTAAGGCGCTGTGGTAA
- a CDS encoding heme-binding protein, with the protein MATEEPKYTVLEKESPFEIRSYAPMIVAEVQVEGDLDGASSQGFRLIAAYIFGQNQVSEKIAMTAPVTVQDQSAKNAKIAMTAPVGIESNAGKWAVSFVMPAEYTMETIPKPINPLVQLRQVPAIKKAVISFTGFYNDQKVAEKTLELEQWMKSKNLQGTGTPNFARYNPPWTLPFMRRNEVMISLRD; encoded by the coding sequence ATGGCAACTGAAGAGCCAAAATATACTGTTCTCGAAAAAGAATCCCCTTTTGAAATTCGATCTTATGCGCCAATGATTGTGGCCGAGGTTCAAGTTGAGGGTGATTTGGATGGCGCATCTAGTCAAGGCTTTCGCTTAATTGCGGCCTATATATTTGGCCAAAATCAAGTGAGTGAAAAGATCGCTATGACTGCGCCGGTTACAGTGCAAGATCAATCGGCAAAGAATGCAAAGATTGCTATGACTGCCCCAGTGGGGATTGAGTCAAATGCTGGCAAGTGGGCAGTGTCTTTTGTGATGCCGGCTGAATACACTATGGAAACAATACCTAAACCAATCAATCCGCTGGTGCAATTACGTCAAGTTCCTGCAATCAAAAAAGCAGTCATTAGCTTTACTGGGTTCTATAACGATCAAAAAGTCGCTGAGAAAACTCTGGAATTGGAGCAGTGGATGAAGTCTAAAAATTTGCAGGGTACTGGCACGCCAAATTTTGCTCGTTATAACCCACCTTGGACTTTGCCATTTATGCGCCGCAACGAGGTCATGATTAGTCTACGTGACTAG
- the rlmJ gene encoding 23S rRNA (adenine(2030)-N(6))-methyltransferase RlmJ: protein MFSYRHAFHAGSHADILKHLTLIHLVEYLQEKPGALTIVDTHAGAGIYSLQDGFSTVSKEANGGIFRLAQYVETCKHANSPIPESILEYLKHIEAENTDGQLRSYPGSPFILAGLLRPQDRLKLFELHPKEIDILRHNIGELKQSKQIDIYAEDSFARLKGLLPPPSRRGLVLIDPSYEDKQDYRYLETAMEEALQRFATGCYAIWYPVISRRESIALPDRLKKIAASHKRSWLHTELRVENAPGERRLQSSGMFIINPPWTLEKHLAAALPTLTKTLGINGGGQFVLKRFEAKN, encoded by the coding sequence ATGTTTAGCTATAGACATGCATTCCATGCTGGAAGTCATGCAGACATTCTGAAGCATCTCACCCTGATTCACCTAGTTGAATACCTACAAGAAAAGCCGGGTGCGCTCACAATTGTCGATACGCACGCCGGCGCAGGTATTTACAGCCTGCAGGATGGCTTCTCAACAGTAAGCAAAGAAGCGAATGGCGGAATCTTTCGCCTCGCTCAATATGTCGAAACATGTAAACATGCGAATAGCCCGATACCCGAAAGCATCCTCGAGTATTTAAAGCATATCGAAGCTGAAAATACTGATGGCCAATTAAGGTCCTACCCAGGATCCCCTTTTATATTAGCTGGCTTGTTACGCCCGCAAGACCGTCTTAAGCTATTTGAATTGCATCCAAAAGAGATTGATATTCTGCGTCACAACATAGGTGAGCTAAAGCAATCAAAGCAGATTGATATTTATGCCGAGGATAGCTTTGCCAGACTTAAGGGTTTGCTACCGCCACCAAGTAGACGAGGTCTAGTATTAATTGATCCATCCTATGAAGATAAACAAGATTATCGATATCTTGAGACTGCCATGGAAGAGGCATTGCAACGCTTTGCCACAGGCTGCTATGCAATCTGGTATCCCGTGATCTCCAGAAGAGAATCTATTGCTCTGCCTGATCGCCTGAAAAAAATTGCTGCAAGCCATAAGCGCTCTTGGCTCCATACTGAATTACGCGTTGAAAATGCTCCCGGTGAGCGACGTCTTCAGTCGAGCGGTATGTTTATTATTAATCCGCCGTGGACCCTTGAAAAACACTTAGCAGCTGCCTTGCCCACCTTAACAAAAACTTTAGGCATTAATGGTGGCGGTCAGTTTGTACTTAAGAGATTTGAAGCAAAGAACTAG
- a CDS encoding phosphatase PAP2 family protein has product MSKKAIPGFAWFIPLAPLALAFILYFGNLQSSSFLFINQFTQQLPDTLWTWLTFLGNGWGVFAIAFPLLLLAPRILTAGIFAGTIAALSSAALKGLFNLPRPASILNEGSFYRIGEALLHRAFPSGHTLTAFAIASAFYFSASKEKRAPLLLLFALAALVGLSRNAVGAHWLTDVLGGAGFGIWCGMIGALLANQFPESQLGPKKIWAHLIALGGVIAIYSHLTQIMDHELNQPLQYASVAIIVSTLVMYGKAQFTQGRPL; this is encoded by the coding sequence ATGAGTAAAAAGGCTATACCTGGATTTGCTTGGTTTATCCCGCTAGCTCCGCTCGCGCTTGCATTCATTCTCTACTTTGGCAATCTACAAAGCAGTAGTTTTTTATTCATCAATCAATTTACCCAGCAGTTGCCAGACACACTTTGGACTTGGCTTACTTTTTTAGGTAATGGTTGGGGCGTATTTGCAATCGCATTTCCACTCTTACTTTTGGCACCAAGAATCTTAACTGCAGGTATTTTTGCAGGTACCATAGCGGCGCTATCAAGCGCTGCATTAAAAGGCCTATTTAATCTACCAAGGCCTGCAAGCATTCTGAACGAGGGAAGTTTTTATCGTATCGGTGAAGCACTACTTCATAGAGCCTTCCCTTCTGGTCATACGCTAACCGCATTTGCGATTGCAAGCGCTTTCTATTTTTCAGCAAGTAAAGAGAAGAGAGCACCGCTTCTGCTTTTGTTTGCTCTTGCTGCATTGGTTGGGCTATCGCGCAATGCAGTTGGTGCCCACTGGCTCACCGACGTTTTGGGTGGAGCGGGATTTGGTATTTGGTGTGGCATGATTGGAGCCTTACTAGCCAATCAATTCCCAGAGAGTCAACTGGGTCCCAAAAAGATATGGGCTCATCTGATTGCGCTTGGAGGTGTTATCGCAATCTATTCTCACCTCACTCAAATAATGGATCACGAATTAAACCAACCGCTTCAATATGCTTCTGTCGCTATCATCGTGAGTACGCTTGTGATGTATGGCAAAGCGCAATTTACTCAAGGACGCCCACTGTGA
- a CDS encoding glycosyltransferase family 9 protein — protein sequence MTISVNTMRAIDHWVGVPLCAIVSPVIALLDGVKNIFNRGPETPKKLLFIELSEMGSAILVDPAMRNAQARGAEIFFLIFKSNRASLTLLNTVKPENIFTIDSSSLGGLIKDTLLFLMLARKHRIDTVIDLELFSRFTALLTGMCGARRRVGYHIFHGEGLWRGFMLTRKVHYNPHIHITKNFLSLIHAAFAQKIEVPFSKIEIPDSEVRLEQAIINPSALEKVRERIEKLAKEANISYTPGKNRLILINPNASDLLPQRRWAQQRFSELIQAIHQEYPNDLILITGSPAEFAYVEKVRVVANIKNALNFAGQVSFAELPPLYTLSDVMVTNDSGPGHFSAVTPLRTVVLFGPETPALYGSVGNSIAITANLACSPCVSAANHRKTPCHDNVCMQAITVPQVLDKVIKQLQDADQAKAR from the coding sequence ATGACTATTAGCGTCAACACTATGCGCGCCATTGATCATTGGGTCGGCGTACCCCTATGTGCAATTGTGAGTCCAGTTATTGCTTTGCTTGATGGCGTAAAAAATATATTTAATCGCGGACCAGAGACCCCAAAAAAATTACTCTTTATTGAGTTATCAGAAATGGGTAGTGCGATTTTGGTCGACCCAGCAATGCGTAATGCTCAAGCGCGTGGAGCAGAAATCTTTTTCTTGATTTTCAAAAGTAATCGCGCCAGCCTCACATTACTCAATACCGTAAAGCCAGAAAATATCTTTACTATTGACTCATCCAGCTTGGGTGGCTTAATTAAAGACACCCTACTCTTTCTGATGCTTGCTCGCAAACACCGCATCGATACCGTCATTGACCTAGAGCTGTTTTCGCGCTTTACAGCCCTTTTAACTGGCATGTGTGGTGCACGGCGTCGTGTGGGTTATCACATCTTTCACGGCGAGGGGCTATGGCGTGGCTTCATGCTCACCCGCAAAGTGCATTACAACCCGCACATTCACATTACTAAGAATTTTCTTTCTTTGATTCATGCTGCTTTTGCCCAGAAGATTGAAGTTCCTTTTAGCAAAATTGAAATTCCAGATTCTGAAGTTCGCTTAGAGCAAGCCATCATCAACCCAAGCGCTCTAGAAAAAGTGCGTGAGCGAATTGAGAAATTAGCTAAAGAAGCAAATATCAGCTACACCCCTGGAAAAAATCGTCTGATTTTGATTAACCCTAATGCAAGTGATCTTTTGCCGCAACGCCGCTGGGCTCAGCAACGTTTTTCTGAGTTAATTCAAGCGATCCACCAAGAATATCCAAATGATCTGATTCTGATCACAGGCTCACCCGCTGAGTTTGCCTATGTAGAGAAAGTTCGTGTTGTTGCAAATATTAAGAACGCGCTGAACTTTGCTGGGCAAGTCAGCTTCGCAGAATTACCACCCCTTTACACCCTGTCCGATGTAATGGTGACTAACGATTCTGGTCCTGGTCATTTCTCAGCAGTAACGCCATTAAGAACGGTTGTTCTCTTTGGACCTGAAACTCCAGCACTCTACGGATCGGTTGGCAATTCTATTGCTATCACTGCAAACCTTGCATGCTCTCCTTGTGTGAGCGCTGCCAATCACCGTAAAACACCTTGTCACGACAATGTCTGTATGCAGGCCATTACAGTCCCACAAGTTTTAGACAAAGTCATCAAGCAATTGCAGGATGCCGATCAAGCGAAGGCCCGTTAA
- a CDS encoding lysylphosphatidylglycerol synthase transmembrane domain-containing protein yields the protein MSSQTQPTPKTQSGWKTILKRAWPTIRILLSIALLWKATSGIDWHSLFDTQIQMQPLWFIAALVSMMSAFICGGYRWGLFMQAVGFPRRIRSYIGLYFAGGLINQGLPSTLGGDSYRAITATHLTSTGNLSETKELDEELHHSVDLEHATPKLRLSFSMVLVDRLLGLAGNNLLGALGLILGGATLAAWGQDLGYAVMVVMLLAGVAIALILAWGPSKQLLQKFLDRFNMNNAMPGIQLAFAWPNNIAQAGLAIGIHFLTILTLLFCLKAYGVDAPIEGLMIGLPALSLLLMLPISISGWGLREATLSSVLALWGVNPSLTILASISYGAITVLSVLPGAYFLLKRK from the coding sequence ATGAGTTCACAGACCCAGCCCACTCCTAAAACCCAATCGGGCTGGAAAACCATCCTCAAGCGCGCTTGGCCCACTATTCGGATCCTTCTATCTATTGCACTGCTTTGGAAGGCAACCAGCGGAATTGACTGGCACTCACTATTTGATACCCAGATTCAGATGCAGCCCCTTTGGTTTATAGCAGCACTAGTGAGCATGATGAGTGCCTTCATCTGCGGCGGCTATCGCTGGGGATTATTTATGCAGGCCGTTGGATTTCCACGCCGAATTCGCTCCTACATTGGCCTCTATTTTGCAGGCGGACTGATTAATCAAGGTCTACCAAGTACATTGGGTGGCGATAGTTATAGAGCCATTACTGCAACCCATTTAACCAGCACTGGCAATTTATCCGAAACTAAGGAGTTGGATGAAGAGCTGCATCACTCAGTAGATCTTGAGCATGCAACACCAAAGTTACGCTTAAGTTTTTCAATGGTTTTAGTTGATCGTCTACTGGGTCTGGCGGGAAATAATTTACTTGGCGCCCTTGGATTAATTCTAGGCGGCGCCACATTGGCGGCTTGGGGTCAGGACTTAGGCTATGCAGTTATGGTGGTGATGCTGTTGGCAGGCGTAGCTATTGCACTTATCTTGGCTTGGGGACCAAGCAAGCAGCTATTACAAAAATTCTTAGATCGCTTCAATATGAATAATGCAATGCCTGGAATTCAGTTAGCCTTTGCTTGGCCTAACAATATTGCCCAAGCAGGTTTAGCTATTGGCATTCACTTTCTTACAATCTTAACGCTGCTCTTTTGCCTCAAGGCTTACGGCGTTGACGCTCCTATTGAAGGGCTCATGATTGGCTTGCCTGCACTTAGCTTGCTACTCATGTTGCCGATCAGCATTTCTGGATGGGGATTGCGTGAAGCCACCCTCTCCTCAGTCTTGGCCCTCTGGGGTGTCAACCCCTCCTTAACAATTCTAGCTTCCATAAGTTATGGGGCAATCACTGTTTTGTCAGTTCTACCTGGCGCCTATTTTTTACTAAAACGAAAATAA